The following proteins are encoded in a genomic region of Methylococcales bacterium:
- the panB gene encoding 3-methyl-2-oxobutanoate hydroxymethyltransferase, translating into MKYAQNSHHSLTILDLIALKQVGEKISCLTAYDASFSALIDRLGVEVILIGDSLGMVIQGQNTTVPVTLDEIIYHSRCVIRGRKHAFVMADLPFSSYYSKITAVENAMKLMQQGGVQMVKLEGAKLDIIRFLVEQGIPVCGHLGLLPQSINQLGAYKVKGKQPEEANRIFEDAQKIEQAGADLLILECVPAVLAKEISLALTIPVIGIGAGVDCDGQILVLYDMIGLGEGKRPRFTQNFMDGTNTIEEAIQCYHHAVKHTLFPTLEQSY; encoded by the coding sequence ATGAAATATGCTCAAAATTCGCATCATAGTTTAACCATTCTTGATTTAATCGCACTCAAACAAGTAGGTGAAAAGATCAGCTGCTTAACTGCTTATGATGCAAGTTTTAGTGCATTAATTGATAGGCTAGGCGTTGAAGTCATCCTAATTGGCGATTCCTTGGGTATGGTTATACAAGGTCAAAATACCACCGTTCCTGTCACACTGGATGAAATTATTTATCACAGTCGCTGTGTTATTCGGGGAAGAAAACACGCCTTTGTCATGGCGGACTTACCTTTTTCAAGCTATTACTCAAAAATAACCGCTGTTGAAAATGCAATGAAACTGATGCAGCAAGGCGGCGTACAAATGGTCAAACTCGAAGGGGCTAAACTAGATATTATTCGTTTTTTAGTGGAACAAGGCATTCCTGTCTGTGGGCATTTAGGATTACTGCCTCAATCCATTAATCAACTTGGGGCTTATAAGGTAAAAGGAAAACAACCTGAAGAAGCAAATAGAATTTTTGAAGATGCTCAAAAAATAGAACAAGCGGGGGCGGATTTACTGATTTTAGAATGTGTTCCCGCCGTATTAGCTAAAGAAATAAGTTTAGCGTTAACGATCCCTGTTATCGGCATTGGCGCAGGCGTTGATTGTGATGGGCAAATTTTAGTACTCTACGATATGATTGGCTTAGGTGAAGGTAAACGGCCTCGATTTACCCAAAATTTCATGGATGGAACTAACACTATTGAAGAGGCGATTCAATGCTATCATCATGCCGTTAAACACACCTTATTTCCAACGCTTGAACAAAGCTATTAA
- the folK gene encoding 2-amino-4-hydroxy-6-hydroxymethyldihydropteridine diphosphokinase, whose product MNQSVIAYIGLGSNLSNPIAQINSAREFIKTTANLTEIAFSSLYCSPPMGPENQPNYVNAVMAISTALPPIDLLRYLQKIESDHGRIRVQRWGARTLDLDLLLYGDQQINIPDLIVPHIGLSERAFVLYPLHEIASDLEIPFFGSVKDLVAACSLNGLEKL is encoded by the coding sequence ATGAATCAGTCCGTCATCGCTTATATTGGCTTAGGGAGTAATTTAAGCAATCCTATCGCTCAAATCAATAGTGCGCGTGAGTTCATTAAAACCACCGCTAATCTAACCGAAATTGCATTTTCAAGCTTGTATTGCAGTCCTCCCATGGGGCCTGAAAATCAACCTAATTATGTGAATGCCGTCATGGCTATTTCAACCGCCTTACCCCCTATAGATTTATTACGCTATTTACAAAAAATAGAAAGCGATCATGGGCGTATAAGAGTTCAACGCTGGGGGGCTAGAACCCTAGATTTAGACCTCTTATTATATGGCGACCAACAAATTAATATTCCCGATTTAATTGTGCCTCATATTGGCCTCAGTGAACGCGCGTTTGTTTTATACCCCTTACACGAAATTGCATCGGACTTAGAAATCCCCTTCTTTGGTTCAGTCAAAGACTTAGTGGCCGCCTGTTCATTAAATGGACTTGAAAAACTATGA